The Nitrospinaceae bacterium genome has a segment encoding these proteins:
- the mnmE gene encoding tRNA uridine-5-carboxymethylaminomethyl(34) synthesis GTPase MnmE, translating into MTSHTDTKKITEQRDTIVAVSTALGRGAIAIVRLSGSLSRQITKKIFRPQNPNTPIEDRKLRVGCFVSPDGEPFDEGVAVVMKAPHSFTGEDMAEFNCHGGPAVIQALLSSAREAGARPAAPGEFTRRAFLEGKMDLVQCESVADLISAETERAARAALSHLSGALSKALESVWEDIVEAGAHIEAAIDFPDEFEPGSGPVPIGGPMSEEALEKKFAAVVKKLKDLENTYSKGRILREGARVAILGRPNAGKSTLLNRLLGTERAIVSPAPGTTRDTVEEICDIGGLPVKLIDTAGLRDTSDEIEREGAARARQAASGSDLCLVVVDASCGSEEIQWAEGEIRKLGPPSMLVVNKIDLDSAVFPPESAVVSPLYVISALEGSGLERLKEAVAILLSGSEKDNLDPDQAILSRERHRDLVVRCRKALERGRDALGSGTSPELVAVDLNEAQRALSELLGRDWGPALLDKIFSTFCIGK; encoded by the coding sequence ATGACGTCGCACACAGACACAAAAAAAATTACCGAACAACGCGATACGATTGTCGCGGTGTCCACGGCCCTGGGCCGGGGCGCGATTGCGATTGTTCGTTTGAGTGGCTCGTTGTCCCGGCAGATTACGAAAAAAATTTTTAGGCCCCAAAATCCCAACACCCCAATTGAGGATAGAAAGCTCCGGGTGGGTTGTTTTGTCAGTCCTGATGGCGAGCCTTTTGATGAAGGGGTCGCTGTTGTCATGAAGGCCCCGCATTCTTTTACGGGTGAGGATATGGCCGAATTCAATTGCCATGGTGGGCCAGCCGTGATTCAGGCTCTGCTCTCTTCCGCCAGGGAAGCGGGGGCGAGACCGGCGGCGCCAGGCGAATTTACCCGCCGGGCGTTTCTTGAGGGCAAGATGGATCTGGTTCAGTGTGAATCGGTGGCCGATCTGATTTCGGCTGAAACCGAGCGCGCTGCTCGGGCAGCCTTGTCTCATCTCTCCGGCGCTTTATCGAAAGCGCTTGAGTCTGTCTGGGAAGACATTGTGGAGGCGGGAGCCCACATTGAGGCAGCAATTGATTTTCCGGATGAGTTTGAGCCCGGCTCCGGCCCTGTGCCAATCGGGGGGCCGATGAGCGAAGAGGCGCTGGAGAAAAAATTTGCGGCCGTAGTCAAAAAGCTTAAAGATTTGGAAAATACCTATAGCAAGGGCCGCATACTTCGCGAGGGTGCGCGAGTGGCTATTCTTGGCCGCCCGAACGCGGGAAAGTCAACTCTCCTTAATCGCCTGCTCGGAACAGAAAGGGCGATTGTCAGTCCCGCGCCGGGGACCACCCGGGACACCGTTGAGGAGATTTGCGATATTGGCGGGCTGCCCGTGAAACTAATTGATACTGCAGGACTTAGAGATACAAGCGATGAAATTGAGCGGGAGGGCGCAGCCCGGGCTCGGCAGGCGGCCTCGGGCTCAGATCTTTGTCTGGTTGTGGTGGATGCCTCTTGTGGTTCAGAGGAAATTCAGTGGGCGGAGGGTGAAATTAGAAAACTTGGGCCGCCATCCATGTTGGTCGTAAATAAAATCGATCTTGATTCGGCGGTTTTCCCGCCGGAAAGCGCGGTTGTCTCTCCTCTGTATGTAATTTCGGCCTTGGAGGGGAGTGGGCTGGAGCGGCTTAAAGAGGCTGTCGCGATTTTGTTGTCGGGCTCAGAGAAAGACAATCTTGACCCGGACCAGGCAATTCTCTCCAGGGAGCGGCATCGAGATTTGGTTGTCCGATGCAGAAAAGCGCTAGAGCGTGGGCGGGACGCCCTTGGATCGGGCACCTCTCCGGAGCTTGTGGCGGTTGATTTGAACGAAGCGCAGCGGGCGCTATCTGAGCTGCTCGGGCGAGATTGGGGCCCGGCGCTTCTGGATAAGATTTTCTCCACTTTTTGTATCGGGAAGTAA